A window of the Agrococcus jejuensis genome harbors these coding sequences:
- a CDS encoding VIT1/CCC1 transporter family protein, translating to MGDGHARHEPHDGGWLDRLSWLRAGVLGANDGIVSVAAVLVGVAGVTTQSGPLLTAGAAALVGGAISMALGEYVSVSSQRDSERALIELERRELAEDPEGELAELIELWEQQGLDRESATLVATRQTERDALQAHLTLELGIDQDDVVSPWRAAFASLVAFTVGGALPLAAIMLAPVDVRVGVAIVVVLLALGVTGAIGARLGRAPWQAATVRIIVGGAIALAITYGIGSLLGVAGVG from the coding sequence ATGGGCGATGGGCATGCGCGGCACGAGCCGCATGACGGTGGATGGCTCGACCGGCTGAGCTGGCTGCGCGCCGGCGTGCTGGGCGCGAACGACGGCATCGTGTCGGTCGCGGCGGTGCTCGTAGGCGTCGCGGGCGTCACGACGCAGTCCGGGCCGCTGCTGACGGCGGGCGCCGCGGCGCTCGTGGGCGGCGCGATCTCGATGGCGCTCGGCGAGTACGTGTCGGTGTCGTCGCAGCGCGACAGCGAGCGAGCGCTCATCGAGCTCGAGCGGCGCGAGCTCGCCGAGGACCCCGAGGGCGAGCTGGCCGAGCTCATCGAGCTGTGGGAGCAGCAGGGCCTCGACCGCGAGTCGGCGACGCTCGTCGCGACGCGGCAGACCGAGCGCGACGCCCTGCAGGCGCACCTGACGCTCGAGCTCGGCATCGACCAGGACGACGTCGTGAGCCCGTGGCGTGCGGCGTTCGCGTCGCTCGTCGCGTTCACGGTCGGCGGCGCGCTGCCGCTCGCCGCCATCATGCTCGCGCCCGTCGACGTGCGCGTGGGCGTCGCGATCGTCGTCGTGCTGCTCGCGCTCGGCGTCACGGGCGCGATCGGCGCCCGCCTCGGCCGCGCGCCGTGGCAGGCGGCGACGGTGCGGATCATCGTGGGCGGCGCCATCGCCCTGGCCATCACGTACGGCATCGGATCGCTGCTGGGGGTCGCCGGGGTCGGGTGA
- a CDS encoding thiamine pyrophosphate-binding protein, with amino-acid sequence MPIVSAHVAHALAAHSDVVFGVMGNGNAYLLDAVERDTAMAFVAVRHEAGGVVAADVHHRASGRLAVATATYGAGFTNTLTPLAEAVQARVPLVLVVGDEPTTGARPWDVDQVALAAAVGARTWVVGVGDPAGATIDAIEHALAHRTAVVVAIPYDVATADAGSLPELRALALPSPVPPAASDVAAIVDALAGAERPVILSGRGAWLAGAGAGIDAIADAVGALTTSSALGRGLVARDEHDLGVAGGFGADAAMALVHDADVALVVGASLNQFTMRFGELFAEDARVLQVDVAESATNGRVDVYARGDAALTAQAIVDELAARGATPSGWRESVDARAARGRERGDGAASDGRLDPRSAAARIGELLPTDRVVVTDGGHFLGWSNMHWPVASPDRHHMVGTAYQSIGLGFPSVPGAAVAHPDATIVLATGDGGGLMALADLESAVRVAGGRGVATVWNDAAYAAETTLYGGKGLAQPPMLIPEVDFAGLATAVGAEGVVVRTMADLERLGSWAAEDPATRRFLLLDLRISREVVAPYQEEIMRVNQSPTRAEIAPEPVPA; translated from the coding sequence ATGCCCATCGTCTCCGCGCACGTCGCCCACGCGCTCGCTGCCCACTCCGACGTCGTCTTCGGCGTCATGGGCAACGGCAACGCCTATCTGCTCGACGCCGTCGAGCGCGACACGGCCATGGCCTTCGTCGCCGTGCGGCACGAGGCGGGCGGCGTCGTCGCCGCCGACGTGCACCACCGCGCCTCCGGTCGCCTCGCCGTCGCCACCGCGACGTACGGCGCCGGCTTCACGAACACGCTGACCCCGCTCGCCGAGGCCGTGCAAGCGCGCGTGCCGCTCGTGCTCGTCGTCGGCGACGAGCCCACGACGGGCGCCCGCCCGTGGGACGTCGACCAGGTGGCGCTCGCCGCCGCCGTCGGAGCCCGCACGTGGGTCGTCGGCGTCGGCGACCCGGCCGGCGCGACGATCGACGCGATCGAGCACGCGCTCGCGCACCGCACCGCCGTCGTCGTCGCCATCCCCTACGACGTCGCCACCGCCGACGCCGGCTCGCTGCCCGAGCTGCGCGCGCTCGCGCTGCCGTCGCCCGTGCCGCCCGCCGCATCCGACGTCGCCGCGATCGTCGACGCGCTCGCCGGCGCCGAGCGCCCCGTGATCCTCTCGGGCCGCGGCGCGTGGCTCGCCGGCGCGGGCGCGGGGATCGACGCGATCGCGGATGCCGTGGGCGCGCTCACGACGTCGAGCGCGCTGGGCCGCGGGCTCGTGGCGCGCGACGAGCACGACCTCGGCGTGGCGGGCGGATTCGGGGCGGACGCCGCGATGGCGCTCGTGCACGACGCCGACGTGGCGCTCGTGGTCGGCGCGTCGCTCAACCAGTTCACGATGCGGTTCGGCGAGCTGTTCGCCGAGGATGCGCGCGTGCTGCAGGTCGACGTCGCCGAGTCGGCGACGAACGGCCGGGTCGACGTGTACGCACGCGGCGACGCGGCGCTGACGGCGCAGGCGATCGTCGACGAGCTCGCCGCCCGCGGCGCGACGCCGAGCGGCTGGCGCGAGTCGGTCGACGCTCGCGCTGCGCGGGGTCGCGAGCGCGGCGACGGCGCCGCGTCCGACGGCCGTCTCGACCCGCGCTCCGCCGCGGCACGCATCGGCGAGCTGCTGCCCACCGACCGCGTCGTCGTGACCGACGGCGGCCACTTCCTCGGCTGGTCGAACATGCACTGGCCCGTCGCATCCCCCGACCGCCACCACATGGTCGGCACGGCGTACCAGTCGATCGGCCTCGGCTTCCCGTCGGTGCCCGGCGCGGCCGTCGCGCATCCCGACGCCACGATCGTGCTCGCGACCGGCGACGGTGGCGGGCTCATGGCGCTCGCGGACCTCGAGTCGGCCGTGCGCGTCGCGGGCGGCCGCGGCGTCGCCACCGTGTGGAACGACGCCGCCTACGCCGCCGAGACCACGCTCTACGGCGGCAAGGGCCTCGCGCAGCCGCCCATGCTCATCCCCGAGGTCGACTTCGCCGGCCTCGCGACGGCGGTCGGCGCCGAGGGCGTCGTCGTGCGCACGATGGCCGACCTCGAGCGCCTCGGCAGCTGGGCCGCCGAGGACCCCGCCACGCGCCGCTTCCTGCTGCTCGACCTGCGCATCTCGCGCGAGGTCGTCGCGCCGTACCAGGAGGAGATCATGCGCGTGAACCAGTCGCCGACGCGCGCCGAGATCGCGCCGGAGCCGGTGCCCGCGTAG
- a CDS encoding peptidoglycan DD-metalloendopeptidase family protein, with the protein MPRRLLALAALAVAVASVAACADGASVDPMPSTSATPTAAPDESQQPVVADDAGPSEQAMGEATLVEPGAYEYVVASGDTLGAVAARFGLCVRDISPVTEQGLTLMAGESFVVQRRVDEPLGTVACAMG; encoded by the coding sequence ATGCCCCGACGCCTCCTCGCCCTCGCAGCGCTCGCCGTCGCCGTCGCGAGCGTCGCCGCGTGCGCCGACGGGGCGAGCGTCGACCCGATGCCGTCGACCTCCGCGACGCCGACCGCAGCGCCGGACGAGTCGCAGCAGCCGGTCGTCGCCGACGACGCCGGCCCGAGCGAGCAGGCGATGGGCGAGGCGACGCTCGTCGAGCCCGGCGCCTACGAGTACGTCGTCGCATCCGGCGACACCCTCGGCGCCGTGGCCGCGCGCTTCGGACTGTGCGTGCGCGACATCTCCCCCGTGACCGAGCAGGGGCTCACGCTCATGGCCGGGGAGTCGTTCGTCGTGCAGCGTCGCGTCGACGAGCCGCTCGGCACCGTCGCGTGCGCGATGGGCTGA
- a CDS encoding glucose-6-phosphate dehydrogenase: MAADRTTLLILGASGDLTSRLLLPGIATLLRAQPRRSLEIVGADLRDLGQDEWRNRVQTAMAAAHGDGDAGELGATAQHVVDTTRYVAGDATDPTSLQALLESVDCDRLVIYFALPPHVSRMVCEALAEVGAPDGAILAIEKPFGSSLDDARELNALVQRIVPEDQIFRIDHFLGLYTVLNLLGMRFANRILAPLWDRDSIAKVEILYDETVALEGRAGYYDTAGALRDMIQSHLLQVLALVAIEPPASIDARDLRDAIGQVLRAARVVDATTDARRARYTAGTIGDREVPDYVAEEGVDAKRGTETLAEVTVHVDNQRWAGVPFVLRSGKAMGHIRKQAVIHFREPAHVPRGFGGRNSADRLVLDFRPDSFAIHLTTNGKGDPFTLEQSVLRGELGGGQLEPYGEVLASILDGDPRLAVRADAAEECWRIVEPVLRAWKRDEVPLAEYRAGGVGPRGWRSNGAATD, from the coding sequence ATGGCGGCAGATCGCACGACCCTGCTCATCCTCGGCGCATCCGGCGACCTCACGTCCCGGCTGCTGCTGCCTGGCATCGCGACGCTGCTGCGCGCGCAGCCGCGGCGCAGCCTCGAGATCGTCGGCGCCGACCTGCGCGACCTCGGCCAGGACGAGTGGCGCAACCGCGTGCAGACCGCGATGGCGGCGGCGCACGGCGACGGGGATGCGGGCGAGCTGGGCGCGACGGCGCAGCATGTCGTCGACACCACGCGCTACGTCGCGGGCGACGCGACCGACCCGACGAGCCTGCAGGCGCTGCTCGAGAGCGTCGACTGCGACCGCCTCGTCATCTACTTCGCGCTGCCGCCGCACGTGAGCCGCATGGTCTGCGAGGCGCTCGCCGAGGTCGGCGCGCCCGACGGCGCGATCCTCGCGATCGAGAAGCCGTTCGGCTCGAGCCTCGACGACGCCCGCGAGCTCAACGCCCTCGTGCAGCGCATCGTGCCCGAGGATCAGATCTTCCGCATCGACCACTTCCTCGGCCTCTACACGGTGCTCAACCTGCTCGGCATGCGCTTCGCGAACCGCATCCTCGCGCCGCTGTGGGATCGCGACTCCATCGCGAAGGTCGAGATCCTCTACGACGAGACCGTCGCGCTCGAGGGCCGCGCCGGCTACTACGACACCGCGGGCGCGCTGCGCGACATGATCCAGAGCCACCTGCTGCAGGTGCTCGCGCTCGTCGCGATCGAGCCGCCCGCATCGATCGACGCGCGCGACCTGCGCGACGCCATCGGACAGGTGCTGCGCGCTGCTCGCGTCGTCGATGCGACGACGGATGCGCGCCGCGCCCGCTACACGGCGGGCACGATCGGCGACCGCGAGGTGCCCGACTACGTGGCCGAGGAGGGCGTGGATGCGAAGCGCGGCACCGAGACGCTCGCCGAGGTGACGGTGCACGTCGACAACCAGCGCTGGGCGGGCGTGCCGTTCGTGCTGCGCAGCGGCAAGGCCATGGGGCACATCCGCAAGCAAGCGGTCATCCACTTCCGCGAGCCGGCGCACGTGCCGCGCGGCTTCGGCGGGCGCAACTCGGCAGACAGGCTCGTGCTCGACTTCCGCCCCGACTCGTTCGCGATCCACCTCACGACGAACGGCAAGGGCGACCCGTTCACGCTCGAGCAGTCGGTGCTGCGCGGCGAGCTCGGCGGCGGCCAGCTCGAGCCGTACGGCGAGGTGCTCGCGTCGATCCTCGACGGCGACCCGCGGCTCGCGGTGCGGGCGGATGCGGCCGAGGAGTGCTGGCGCATCGTCGAGCCCGTGCTGCGCGCCTGGAAGCGCGACGAGGTGCCGCTCGCCGAGTACCGCGCCGGCGGCGTGGGCCCGCGCGGGTGGCGGTCGAACGGGGCGGCGACGGACTGA
- a CDS encoding FBP domain-containing protein has product MQPIDGALVRATFVNVSKKERANIPMPDLDLDWSHLEYLGWRDPKRPRVGFVVAEVDGEPVGVALQRTEASSRTRPQCSWCEDVTLPNDVVSFNARRAGDAGRKGDSVSTLVCAAFECPVNVRTQPTARYVGFDVEAAMQRRIAALGEHVEAFVRAVRDGR; this is encoded by the coding sequence ATGCAGCCCATCGACGGCGCGCTCGTGCGCGCCACCTTCGTCAACGTCTCCAAGAAGGAGCGTGCGAACATCCCCATGCCCGACCTCGACCTCGACTGGTCGCACCTCGAGTACCTCGGCTGGCGCGACCCGAAGCGGCCGCGCGTCGGGTTCGTCGTCGCGGAGGTCGACGGCGAGCCCGTCGGCGTCGCGTTGCAGCGCACCGAGGCCTCGAGTCGCACGCGACCGCAGTGCTCGTGGTGCGAGGACGTCACGCTGCCGAACGACGTCGTCTCGTTCAATGCGCGCCGCGCGGGCGACGCCGGCCGCAAGGGCGACTCGGTGTCGACGCTCGTCTGCGCCGCGTTCGAGTGCCCCGTCAACGTGCGCACGCAGCCGACGGCCCGCTACGTCGGCTTCGACGTCGAGGCGGCCATGCAGCGCCGCATCGCTGCGCTCGGCGAGCACGTGGAGGCGTTCGTGCGCGCGGTGCGCGACGGGCGCTGA
- a CDS encoding GOLPH3/VPS74 family protein — protein sequence MDIQATIPETVLLLALDDASGKPVLDGTTLLQTLGGAGLAELVVRGRLRLAEEGEPTGTKPGRFVASTAVVEPALEAFVEHAEDRTPSDALTRVVGWGGTRSVAARLRAELLGELVAEGALAHAETRWLGIAWSERWERGASTEREDAMQSRARALLQGDEPAASDEHLVAALAILHGAKALPKVFPDLDAKPLKTRADALALGSWSSEVVRKAVEAMQVAMMVATTVPITVAASS from the coding sequence ATGGACATCCAGGCGACCATCCCCGAGACCGTGCTGCTGCTCGCGCTCGACGACGCATCCGGCAAGCCCGTGCTCGACGGCACGACGCTGCTGCAGACGCTCGGCGGCGCGGGCCTCGCCGAGCTCGTCGTGCGCGGCAGGCTGCGGCTCGCCGAGGAAGGGGAGCCGACGGGCACGAAGCCCGGCCGGTTCGTGGCGTCGACCGCCGTCGTCGAGCCTGCGCTCGAGGCGTTCGTCGAGCACGCCGAGGACCGCACGCCATCGGATGCGCTCACGCGCGTCGTCGGCTGGGGCGGCACGCGGTCGGTCGCCGCCCGACTCCGAGCCGAGCTGCTCGGCGAGCTCGTGGCCGAGGGCGCCCTCGCGCACGCCGAGACGCGCTGGCTGGGCATCGCGTGGTCGGAGCGATGGGAGCGCGGCGCGAGCACCGAGCGCGAGGATGCGATGCAGTCGCGCGCCCGCGCGCTGCTGCAGGGCGACGAGCCCGCCGCATCCGACGAGCACCTCGTCGCCGCCCTCGCGATCCTGCACGGCGCGAAGGCGCTGCCGAAGGTGTTCCCCGACCTCGACGCGAAGCCGCTGAAGACCCGCGCCGACGCGCTGGCGCTCGGCTCGTGGTCGAGCGAGGTCGTACGCAAGGCCGTCGAGGCGATGCAGGTCGCGATGATGGTCGCGACGACCGTGCCGATCACGGTCGCCGCCTCGAGCTGA